TTAAAAAAACAGCAAAGGTAATTAAAAAAATTTTAGACGAACTTGAATTAAGAGCTTATCCAAAGCTATCTGGCTCAACAGGGATTCAAATTTTTTTGCCTGTCAAACCACAGTACAGCTATCAAGAAGTAAGAGAATTTGGACATAAAGTAATGAAAGTAGTAAATGGCCTAATTCCAGAAACTACTACATTAGAAAGAAAAGTTGACAAAAGAGGCAAAAAAATCTATCTTGATTATATGCAAAATGTCAAAGGTAAAACCATTTCTGTAGTTTATGGTACAAGGCCACTAAAAAACGCACCTGTTTCTGCGCCTATTAAATGGAAAGAACTTGATGATGCGACCTTGAGGCCGGATAGCTTTAATATTTTTAACATCTTTCAAAGGTTAGAAGAATATGGAGACTTGTTTTATCCGGCTCTTACGGATAAGCAGAAAATTGATAACTTACTTTAGCCTCCAATTATTAGACCACCAGCCTCTTACTGGCATATCAAAGGAGGGCATGGCGATTTCTTCTTTGTACCATTTAAGTAATTTGAAATGTTTTGAGCTTAGTTTAGATCTTGGTTTTTTTATTTTCACTTATAGAACCTCCTTTTTTATTTTTAGACTTTGTTAAAAGAGTTTGTATGTTTATTATGTCTTCTGTGATTATAATAATTCAGATGAGGAGTGAGCACTCATGATATCAGAACTAGAAATTATTTTAAGATTAATATTAGCTGGGATAGCTGGCGGGGTTATTGGCTTTGAAAGAGAGCAGCATAATAGGCCTGCTGGATTTAGAACCCATATTCTTGTTTGTGTTGGAGCATGTCTTATGACCCTTGTATCAATATATTCTTTCGATGGTCCTGAAGGTCAGATTGGTAGAGGTGCAGATCCTGCAAGGATTGCATCATCTATTATAACAGGTGTAGGTTTTTTGGGCGCGGGAACTATACTTAGACAGGGTAGTACCATCAGGGGACTTACTACAGCGGCAAGTATATGGGTTGTTGCAGGAATAGGGCTTGCTTTTGGTGCAGGCTTTTATTTTGGAGGAACAATTACTCTTGTTATTATAGTGATTAGTCTGTATAGCCTTGGTAATGTGGAAAGAGTACTTGCCAGAAAAAGAAGGTTTAGGGAGCTAAAAATTAGAGTTCTTGACCAGCCGGGGATGTTGGCAAAAATAACAAAAATACTTGGTGACAGAGGTGTTAATATCTCCAATATATGGATGAGCGAAGCTGAGTTTTTAGAAGATTACCAGGCACACGTGATATCAATAATTTTGCATGTTAGAGTGCCCGGGAAATTAAATATTGATGATCTCTTGCATGTAGTATTTCATTCAGAAGGGGTGTTAGAGCTTAGCTGGGAAGGGACGGATATAACAGCAGAAACTCTTGAGTTTGGGTTGGATTTAAATAATAAAAAACAATAAATACGGTGCTTGGACTTTTTGTAACAGAATTATTTTTTTGCTTCTCGATGGTCAAAGAAGGTGAAATCGTTTAAATATAAGTGAAAAAGGGAAAAATACTCGTCAGTATGTAAAATATTTTGAAATAAACGCTTGTGAGAAAAGTTGGTAAAATATAAGTGAAATGTGTTATAATAAGATCAAACGTCAGAGATAGTCAGAGCTTAGAGCTGAGGTGATGAGGGTGGGTAGTTTATCTAATAACATTGAAAGTTATATTAAAAGAAAAATTGAAGAAAGCCCGGGGAATTCGGTGATAATAAAAAGAAGCAGTCTAGCTGAGAAATTTAACTGCGTGCCCTCACAGATCAATTATGTATTAAGTACCAGATTTACACCCGAAAAAGGCTATGTCGTTAAAAGCAGGCGAGGTGGGAGCGGTTATATTCAGATTAGTCGCTTGAAAATATCTGACCAAGAGTTATTATTTAAGTTTATGAATGAAATAATAGGTAAAAGTATAACTCAAAAAGAGGCATCAGATTTTATTATGGGTATTTACGAAAACAAAATTATAACAGAAAGAGAAAAAGATCTATTACTTGCCTGTATACATAGACAAAGTATTCCTATATCACTACCAGCAAGGGATAAAATAAGGGCAAAGCTTTTAACAAATGCGCTTTTGGAGATGCTGAAATTTAATTAATGAAAAAATAGGTGGAGGTGAATATGATGACCTGCGAAGAGTGCAATAAGCGTCCGGCCACCGTGCATTTTACTAAAATAATAAATAATGAAAAGACAGAAGTTCATCTTTGCGAGAAATGTGCTAAAGAAAAGGGCGGAGATTTAGATTTTAATGTTGATCCAGGTTTTCCAATTAATCACTTCTTGTCTGGATTAATGGATGTCGATAAGAGTCTTGATTCAAAACAATTTAATAAAGATTTAGGACAAAGTGATAAATTGCAATGCGGCAAATGTAATCTTACCTATAATCAGTTTTCTCAAATTAGTAGACTTGGTTGCAGCAACTGTTTTACTGTTTTTTCAAAACATTTAAACCCTCTACTAAAAAGAATTCATGGAAAAACTAGCCATATGGGAAAAGTTCCAAAGAGAACTGGTGGAAATTTAAGAGTCAAAAAGAGAATTGGAGAAATGAAAGAAGAACTGCAGGAATGCATTAAAAGAGAAGAGTTTGAAAGAGCAGCAGAGATTAGAGATGAAATAAGAAAATTAGAAAATGAGCTTGATTAACCGGGGGGTGAATTGATGACACTTAAAAAATATATTGAGGACGCTTCTGCAAAGTGGATGGAAGGTAGCGGGCCTGATAGCAAATATGTAATTTCAACCAGGGTAAGACTTGCAAGAAACTTGAAAGATATACCCCATCCTTTTTTGGCCGGGGACAATGATACAGAAAAAGTTGTAAAAGATGTTAATGAAGCAATAAAAAGAGGAAGTGCTGGACTTGGAGAACATAAACTTCTCTGGACACGTGACTTAGAACCAATTGATAGAAAAGTCCTTGTGGAAAAACATCTTATTAGTCCCTTGCTTGCTAAGGAAGATCGAAACAGTGCAATTATTGTTAGAGAAGATCAGGCAATCAGTGTAATGTTAAATGAAGAAGACCATATAAGAATACAGTGTTTGTTTCCCGGTTTACAATTAGATAAAGCTTTTGAATATGCAGATCAAATAGATGATTTAATAGAAGAATCTGTTGATTATGCCTTTGATGAAGAATGGGGTTATTTGACAACATGTCCAACTAATGTTGGAACAGGAATGAGAGCATCAGTTATGCTGCACTTGCCTGGTCTTGTGATGACAGGCCAGATTAATAGGGTTCTATCTGCAGTAGGTCAGGTTGGTTTGGCAGTAAGAGGATTATATGGTGAAGGAACAGAGATGGTTGGAAACATAGTACAACTATCAAATCAAATTACCCTTGGACAATCTGAAAAAGACATACTTGAAAAGTTAGAAGGAGTTACAAGACAACTTATTGACCAGGAAGAAAAAGCAAGAGAAGATCTTTTACAAAAAGGAGAGGAGAAATTAGCTGATAAAGTAGGTAGAGCTTATGGACAATTGAGCTATGCAAGGATAATAAGTACTAATGAAGCCATGGGTCTTTTAAGTAGTGTTAGGTTAGGTTGTGATATGGGATTTTTAAAAGAGGTAGATAGTAAAATCTTAAATGATCTATTGGTATTAATAAGGCCGGCTAACTTACAAAAGATGGCTGAAAAGGAACTAACCTCTGAGGAAAGAGATATAAAAAGAGCTAACCTAATCAGAGAGAGAATAAATATTAAAAAAGATGCTTAAAAGAAAATGACTAAGATGGTTAATAGGAAGAATAATTAAGAGAGGTGATAGATATGTTTGCAAGATTTACCCAAAGAGCACAGAAGGTGATGGCCCTATCACAGGAAGAAGCAAAAAGATTAAAACATAATTATGTTGGAACCGAACATTTGCTGTTAGGGTTAATTAGAGAAGGGGAAGGAGTAGCTGCCAGGGCTCTTAAGAATCTAAATGCAGATTTAGAAGCAGTTAGAGGTGAAGTAGAGAAGCTTGTGAGTCCAGGAGATGAAGCTCCTCTTGGTAATGTGGGATACACTCCTAGGGTTAAAACAGTAATAGAACTAGCTATGGATGAAGCTAGACAGATGGGACACAGTTATATCGGGACAGAACATTTGCTTTTAGGTCTAGTTAGAGAAGGAGAAGGAGTGGCCGCCAAAATATTAACTCAAATTGGAGTTAGCCTTGAGAATACAAGAGCTGAAGTGATGAAAATACTTGGAAGTAGTGAAAACCAGCCTAAAGATTTAAAAGGAAAACCAAATAAGTCTCAAACTTCAAGCAGTAAAACACCTGCTTTAGATTCCTTTGGTAGGGATTTGACACAGATGGCTAAAGAAGAAAAGCTTGACCCTATAATTGGTAGGAGTAAAGAGATACAGAGGGTTATACAGGTACTAAGTAGAAGAACCAAAAATAACCCCTGCTTGATTGGTGAACCAGGGGTTGGGAAAACTGCCATAGCTGAAGGACTTGCACAAAAAGTAGTCGAAGGAAATGTACCCAAAATTCTTGAAGACAAGCGCGTAGTAACCCTTGAGTTATCTGCTGTTGTTGCCGGAACAAAATATAGAGGAGAGTTTGAAGAAAGGCTCAGGAGGTTAATTGACGAGTTGACCCAGGCAGGAGATGTTATCTTGTTTATTGATGAACTTCATACTGTAATTGGGGCCGGTGCGGCAGAAGGTGCAATAGATGCATCAAACATCCTAAAACCTGCCCTTGCTAGAGGTGAGCTTCAGTGTGTTGGAGCAACTACTCTAGATGAATATAGAAAGCATATAGAAAAAGACTCAGCTCTAGAGCGTCGTTTTCAGCCAATTACGGTTGAGGAGCCAACTCAAGATGAGAGTGTAGAAATATTAAAAGGGCTTAGGGATAGATATGAAGCACATCACAGGGTGCAGATAAGCGATGAAGCACTAGATGTTGCTGTCAAATTATCTGTTAGGTATATTACAGACAGATACTTGCCAGATAAAGCAATTGATTTGATTGATGAGGCAGCTGCAAGTGTAAGACTAAAAACTAACACTACTCCTCCCGATCTAAAAAAGATGGAAGATAGGCTTGAGGAAATTCAAACGGAAAAAGAAGCTGCTATAAAAAGCCAGGATTTTGAACAGGCGGCTGAGTTAAGAGATAAAGAGCAAAAAGCCAAAGAAAAGCTTGAAGAGTTAAAAACTGAATGGGAGCAAAAACAAATTTCTGATGAAACTAAAGTAACTGGTGAAGATATAGCAAAAATTGTATCCGATTGGACAGGAATTCCTGTTAAGAAGCTAGCACAAGAAGAGAGCGAGAGACTTTTGGGAATGGAAAAAATCTTGCACCAGCGGGTAGTAGGTCAGGAAGATGCTGTCAAAGCAGTATCAAATGCCATTAGAAGAGGAAGAGCTGGCCTAAAAGACCCCAAAAGACCAATAGGTTCTTTTATATTCCTTGGACCTACTGGAGTTGGAAAAACAGAACTAGCAAGAGCGCTTGCTGAAGCGTTGTTTGCAGATGAAGATGCAATAATTAGACTTGACATGTCAGAATATATGGAACGCCACACTACTTCTAGATTAGTTGGCTCGCCTCCAGGATATGTAGGACATGAAGAAGGTGGTCAGCTAACAGAGCAGGTTCGTCGTAGACCTTACTCAGTTATACTTTTTGATGAGATTGAAAAGGCGCATCCCGAAGTGTTTAACACTTTATTACAGGTTTTAGAGGATGGTCGTTTGACTGACTCCAAGGGAAGAACTGTTGATTTTAGAAACACCGTTATAATAATGACTTCAAATGTGGGTGCAAATACAATAAAGAGTAAGACAAAAGTAGGGTTTCAACCTGAAAGTCAAGAAGACTCTTATGAGGCGATGAAAGAAAGTATTATGGATGAATTGAAAAACACATTTAGGCCGGAATTTTTAAACCGTGTTGACGAAAATATTGTATTCCATGCTCTAGAAAAAGAGCATTTAAGAGAAATTGTAGAGTTAATGCTAAAAGAGATCGATGACAGAATGGAAGAATTTGACATAGAATTTGAAATTACAGAAGAAGCCAAAAAGTATCTAGCTGAGGAGGGCTATGACCCAACTTATGGAGCAAGACCTTTAAGAAGGGCAATACAAAAGAAAGTTGAAGATGTTTTAAGTGAGAAGATTCTAAAAGGTGACTTTAGTTATGGTGATCAAGTAATTGTTGATGTAGACGAAGATGGTAAAAAACTTACATTTCAAAAGAAAGAAGAGGCTAAAAAATAAAAAAAACAAATTTTAAGCGGGGTTTTTCCCCGCTTAAAATTTGTTTTTAAAATCTTTAGAAGGATTTTTAACATATTTTTAGAATAATATGAATAATGGTCTAATATTGAGGTGGAAACATTGACAAGGCTCGCACTAACTTTTCCTACCACTCATGATATGCTTCGAGCTGAAACAATTCTAAGTAGTTTCATGAACTGTGAGAACATCCCTGCCCCAAAAGACTCAAAAAGTAAATGTACTACAGCAATTATGATAGAAGAAAATGATTTGGAAAAGGCTAAACGATTAATGGAAGTAGAAAAAATAAACTGGGATGAAGTGATAGAGTACTCGATGTCTAAATCTACTAATAGCCAGGAGACACCAAGTCTTTATGAGAAATTTCTAAAACCATCTCCTGACAATATTTCTGAGAATCAAATCGATCAGAATTATTTATTGAATTTGTTTTATAAAGCGGGAATGTTGGATAAAAAGGATCTTGATACTTTGTTCTCGCTAGAAAAAAAACAGCTAATTTTTTTTGAAGAACTATTTCTAGACAATCTTAATAACTCGGTATTGGGCCACAGCTGGATCGTTCCTGTGGGCTATTGCAAGAACCATTGTGAAGGATGTTTTTTGCCTGGACTTAGTGAAGTTAATTTTGAAACACTAAAATGGGTTGTTAGCCAAATTAAAGAAGGTTTTTCTTACCCTGTTGCTTTTGTTTATGGGGAGCAATTTGATGAAGGTATTTTAAATTATCTGTTGAGTGAATTGAAAGAATTTAACGACAAACCTTCTTTACTATATTTGGGAAGTGATCCTTTGGGTTTGCCTTTAGACTTACTTTCTCAAGGGACTTCTTTGTCTTGTCATGACAATTTATTAAAAATGAAAGTAGATGAAATTATAAAAGAAGTACTCTTTTTGAAAGAGAACACTGACCATACTTTGGCTAGTCAAACCTTTGTGCCAATACATGTGAATTATAATCAATTAAATGAACAAGATAAAATAAAACTTAAAAAAACTATAATCGCCCTGAGGCTTGCTCTTGGGGATGGCC
The Natranaerofaba carboxydovora genome window above contains:
- a CDS encoding UvrB/UvrC motif-containing protein; amino-acid sequence: MTCEECNKRPATVHFTKIINNEKTEVHLCEKCAKEKGGDLDFNVDPGFPINHFLSGLMDVDKSLDSKQFNKDLGQSDKLQCGKCNLTYNQFSQISRLGCSNCFTVFSKHLNPLLKRIHGKTSHMGKVPKRTGGNLRVKKRIGEMKEELQECIKREEFERAAEIRDEIRKLENELD
- a CDS encoding protein arginine kinase translates to MTLKKYIEDASAKWMEGSGPDSKYVISTRVRLARNLKDIPHPFLAGDNDTEKVVKDVNEAIKRGSAGLGEHKLLWTRDLEPIDRKVLVEKHLISPLLAKEDRNSAIIVREDQAISVMLNEEDHIRIQCLFPGLQLDKAFEYADQIDDLIEESVDYAFDEEWGYLTTCPTNVGTGMRASVMLHLPGLVMTGQINRVLSAVGQVGLAVRGLYGEGTEMVGNIVQLSNQITLGQSEKDILEKLEGVTRQLIDQEEKAREDLLQKGEEKLADKVGRAYGQLSYARIISTNEAMGLLSSVRLGCDMGFLKEVDSKILNDLLVLIRPANLQKMAEKELTSEERDIKRANLIRERINIKKDA
- a CDS encoding MgtC/SapB family protein produces the protein MISELEIILRLILAGIAGGVIGFEREQHNRPAGFRTHILVCVGACLMTLVSIYSFDGPEGQIGRGADPARIASSIITGVGFLGAGTILRQGSTIRGLTTAASIWVVAGIGLAFGAGFYFGGTITLVIIVISLYSLGNVERVLARKRRFRELKIRVLDQPGMLAKITKILGDRGVNISNIWMSEAEFLEDYQAHVISIILHVRVPGKLNIDDLLHVVFHSEGVLELSWEGTDITAETLEFGLDLNNKKQ
- a CDS encoding CtsR family transcriptional regulator — protein: MGSLSNNIESYIKRKIEESPGNSVIIKRSSLAEKFNCVPSQINYVLSTRFTPEKGYVVKSRRGGSGYIQISRLKISDQELLFKFMNEIIGKSITQKEASDFIMGIYENKIITEREKDLLLACIHRQSIPISLPARDKIRAKLLTNALLEMLKFN
- a CDS encoding DUF3343 domain-containing protein — translated: MTRLALTFPTTHDMLRAETILSSFMNCENIPAPKDSKSKCTTAIMIEENDLEKAKRLMEVEKINWDEVIEYSMSKSTNSQETPSLYEKFLKPSPDNISENQIDQNYLLNLFYKAGMLDKKDLDTLFSLEKKQLIFFEELFLDNLNNSVLGHSWIVPVGYCKNHCEGCFLPGLSEVNFETLKWVVSQIKEGFSYPVAFVYGEQFDEGILNYLLSELKEFNDKPSLLYLGSDPLGLPLDLLSQGTSLSCHDNLLKMKVDEIIKEVLFLKENTDHTLASQTFVPIHVNYNQLNEQDKIKLKKTIIALRLALGDGPLIGSPEIDEIDIGAMGENIRFKWI
- a CDS encoding ATP-dependent Clp protease ATP-binding subunit — its product is MFARFTQRAQKVMALSQEEAKRLKHNYVGTEHLLLGLIREGEGVAARALKNLNADLEAVRGEVEKLVSPGDEAPLGNVGYTPRVKTVIELAMDEARQMGHSYIGTEHLLLGLVREGEGVAAKILTQIGVSLENTRAEVMKILGSSENQPKDLKGKPNKSQTSSSKTPALDSFGRDLTQMAKEEKLDPIIGRSKEIQRVIQVLSRRTKNNPCLIGEPGVGKTAIAEGLAQKVVEGNVPKILEDKRVVTLELSAVVAGTKYRGEFEERLRRLIDELTQAGDVILFIDELHTVIGAGAAEGAIDASNILKPALARGELQCVGATTLDEYRKHIEKDSALERRFQPITVEEPTQDESVEILKGLRDRYEAHHRVQISDEALDVAVKLSVRYITDRYLPDKAIDLIDEAAASVRLKTNTTPPDLKKMEDRLEEIQTEKEAAIKSQDFEQAAELRDKEQKAKEKLEELKTEWEQKQISDETKVTGEDIAKIVSDWTGIPVKKLAQEESERLLGMEKILHQRVVGQEDAVKAVSNAIRRGRAGLKDPKRPIGSFIFLGPTGVGKTELARALAEALFADEDAIIRLDMSEYMERHTTSRLVGSPPGYVGHEEGGQLTEQVRRRPYSVILFDEIEKAHPEVFNTLLQVLEDGRLTDSKGRTVDFRNTVIIMTSNVGANTIKSKTKVGFQPESQEDSYEAMKESIMDELKNTFRPEFLNRVDENIVFHALEKEHLREIVELMLKEIDDRMEEFDIEFEITEEAKKYLAEEGYDPTYGARPLRRAIQKKVEDVLSEKILKGDFSYGDQVIVDVDEDGKKLTFQKKEEAKK
- the ligD gene encoding non-homologous end-joining DNA ligase, with product MVEKEIIDILGRDVTLTNLDKYLWPELKVAKYHLIDYYIKIYPYIKHHLADRPLVFNRYPDGIYGKSFYQKNIPTGAPKWVKRININSKNNEKAKEYVLLDHPSTLVWLANLACIEIHPWLSKVESLDNPDFVVFDLDPMIDVTFQEVKKTAKVIKKILDELELRAYPKLSGSTGIQIFLPVKPQYSYQEVREFGHKVMKVVNGLIPETTTLERKVDKRGKKIYLDYMQNVKGKTISVVYGTRPLKNAPVSAPIKWKELDDATLRPDSFNIFNIFQRLEEYGDLFYPALTDKQKIDNLL